In one window of Kryptolebias marmoratus isolate JLee-2015 unplaced genomic scaffold, ASM164957v2 Scaffold77, whole genome shotgun sequence DNA:
- the LOC108229110 gene encoding E3 ubiquitin-protein ligase RNF123-like — protein sequence MQALASYVCYPQSLRAVERIPEEQRVAMMRNLLAPYEQRPWAQTNWILVRLWRGCGFGYRYTRLPHLLKTKPEDANLPSLQKPCPSLLLQRHMAELLTVDKDMAASFLNSVLNQLNWAFSEFIGMIQEIQQAAERPERNFVDTRQLKVCATCFDLSVSLLRVLEMTVTLVPEIFLDWSRPSAELLLRRLAQLLNQVLNRVTAEKNLFDRVVNLRLPGLESVDHYPILVAVTGILVRILVDGERQG from the exons ATGCAGGCGCTGGCCAGCTACGTCTGTTACCCACAATCCCTCAGGGCGGTGGAGAGGATCCCAGAGGAGCA GCGAGTGGCAATGATGAGGAACCTTCTGGCTCCGTACGAGCAGAGACCCTGGGCTCAGACCAACTGGATTCTGGTCCGACTGTGGAGG GGCTGTGGTTTTGGGTACAGGTACACTCGTCTTCCTCACCTGCTGAAGACCAAACCTGAGGACGCCAACCTGCCCAGCCTGCAGA AGCCGTGTCCATCattgctgctgcagagacacatGGCGGAGCTGCTGACTGTGGACAAAGACATGGCGGCCTCATTCCTGAACAGTGTCCTGAACCAGCTGAACTGGGCCTTCTCCGAGTTCATCGGAATGATCCAGGAG ATCCAGCAGGCGGCAGAACGTCCTGAGAGGAACTTTGTGGACACTCGTCAGCTGAAG GTGTGTGCTACCTGCTTTGACCTGTCCGTCAGCCTACTGCGGGTTCTGGAGATGACCGTCACTCTGGTACCAGAGATCTTCCTGGACTGGTCCCGTCCGTCAgcggagctgctgctgaggcGACTCGCTCAG cttctgaatcaggtgttgaaCAGAGTCACGGCTGAGAAGAACCTTTTTGATCGGGTCGTCAACCTGAGACTGCCAG GTCTGGAGAGTGTGGACCACTACCCGATCCTGGTAGCTGTTACAGGAATCCTGGTTCGGATCCTGGTGGACGGAGAGAGACAGGGGTAA